A genomic segment from Gossypium hirsutum isolate 1008001.06 chromosome D04, Gossypium_hirsutum_v2.1, whole genome shotgun sequence encodes:
- the LOC107948609 gene encoding ribose-phosphate pyrophosphokinase 1 isoform X2, producing the protein MASSSLLWLCSSNPLISPATLLKAHPRFPIRQRFRCSLVEPLKFENGKPHFPLLTSDPAFPTFLSPNSHFQNDINKHDTRLRIFSGTANPALAQEIACYMGLKLGKIKIKRFADGEIYVQLQESVRGCDVFLVQPTCPPANENLMELLIMIDACRRASAKNITAVIPYFGYARADRKTQGRESIAAKLVANLITEAGANRVLACDLHSGQSMGYFDIPVDHVYGQPVILDYLASKTICSDDLVVVSPDVGGVARARAFAKKLSDAPLAIVDKRRHGHNVAEVMNLIGDVKGKVAVMVDDMIDTAGTIAKGAALLHQEGAREVYACSTHAVFREGLNPMQPWALIDFSTCYENFVMELQIIIYATLGS; encoded by the exons ATGGCGTCGTCATCTCTGCTTTGGCTCTGCTCTTCCAATCCTCTAATCTCCCCCGCTACTCTCCTTAAGGCTCACCCTCGCTTCCCTATCCGGCAACGCTTC AGGTGTAGCTTGGTGGAGCCcttgaagttcgaaaatggaaaGCCTCACTTTCCTCTCCTCACCTCTGATCCTGCGTTTCCAACCTTCTTGTCCCCTAATTCCCATTTCCAAAACGATATCAACAAACACGACACTAGGCTCCGTATATTTTCTGGCACTGCTAATCCTGCTCTTGCTCAG GAAATCGCATGCTATATGGGTCTGAAGCTTGGGAAAATCAAGATAAAGCGTTTTGCTGATGGTGAGATTTATGTTCAGTTGCAAGAGAGTGTGAGAGGGTGCGACGTGTTCCTTGTGCAACCCACTTGTCCCCCTGCCAATGAGAATCTTATGGAGCTTCTCATTATGATCGATGCTTGTCGAAGGGCTTCTGCTAAGAACATTACTGCCGTCATTCCCTATTTTGGCTATGCCAGGGCTGACAGAAAG ACTCAGGGGCGTGAATCTATTGCTGCTAAACTTGTAGCAAATTTGATTACTGAAGCAGGTGCAAATCGTGTTCTTGCTTGTGATCTTCATTCAGGGCAATCCATGGGTTACTTTGATATCCCAGTAGATCATGTTTATGGGCAG CCTGTGATTCTTGATTATCTTGCCAGCAAGACAATATGTTCTGATGATTTGGTGGTAGTCTCGCCAGATGTTGGTGGTGTTGCTAGAGCACGTGCTTTTGCAAAAAAATTATCTGATGCACCTCTTGCTATCGTTGATAAAAGGCGTCATGGGCATAATGTTGCAGAG GTCATGAATTTGATAGGTGATGTGAAAGGAAAGGTTGCAGTTATGGTGGATGACATGATTGACACTGCTG GAACAATCGCAAAAGGTGCAGCTCTTTTGCATCAAGAGGGGGCTCGGGAAGTGTATGCGTGTAGTACACATGCTGTTTTTAG GGAGGGTTTGAACCCTATGCAACCTTGGGCATTGATTGATTTCTCCACATGCTATGAGAATTTTGTTATGGAACTGCAAATCATTATCTATGCTACATTGGGTAGTTAG
- the LOC107948609 gene encoding ribose-phosphate pyrophosphokinase 1 isoform X1 yields MASSSLLWLCSSNPLISPATLLKAHPRFPIRQRFRCSLVEPLKFENGKPHFPLLTSDPAFPTFLSPNSHFQNDINKHDTRLRIFSGTANPALAQEIACYMGLKLGKIKIKRFADGEIYVQLQESVRGCDVFLVQPTCPPANENLMELLIMIDACRRASAKNITAVIPYFGYARADRKTQGRESIAAKLVANLITEAGANRVLACDLHSGQSMGYFDIPVDHVYGQPVILDYLASKTICSDDLVVVSPDVGGVARARAFAKKLSDAPLAIVDKRRHGHNVAEVMNLIGDVKGKVAVMVDDMIDTAGTIAKGAALLHQEGAREVYACSTHAVFSPPAIERLSSGLFQEVIITNTIPVSEQNYFPQLTVLSVANLLGETIWRVHDDCSGGFEPYATLGID; encoded by the exons ATGGCGTCGTCATCTCTGCTTTGGCTCTGCTCTTCCAATCCTCTAATCTCCCCCGCTACTCTCCTTAAGGCTCACCCTCGCTTCCCTATCCGGCAACGCTTC AGGTGTAGCTTGGTGGAGCCcttgaagttcgaaaatggaaaGCCTCACTTTCCTCTCCTCACCTCTGATCCTGCGTTTCCAACCTTCTTGTCCCCTAATTCCCATTTCCAAAACGATATCAACAAACACGACACTAGGCTCCGTATATTTTCTGGCACTGCTAATCCTGCTCTTGCTCAG GAAATCGCATGCTATATGGGTCTGAAGCTTGGGAAAATCAAGATAAAGCGTTTTGCTGATGGTGAGATTTATGTTCAGTTGCAAGAGAGTGTGAGAGGGTGCGACGTGTTCCTTGTGCAACCCACTTGTCCCCCTGCCAATGAGAATCTTATGGAGCTTCTCATTATGATCGATGCTTGTCGAAGGGCTTCTGCTAAGAACATTACTGCCGTCATTCCCTATTTTGGCTATGCCAGGGCTGACAGAAAG ACTCAGGGGCGTGAATCTATTGCTGCTAAACTTGTAGCAAATTTGATTACTGAAGCAGGTGCAAATCGTGTTCTTGCTTGTGATCTTCATTCAGGGCAATCCATGGGTTACTTTGATATCCCAGTAGATCATGTTTATGGGCAG CCTGTGATTCTTGATTATCTTGCCAGCAAGACAATATGTTCTGATGATTTGGTGGTAGTCTCGCCAGATGTTGGTGGTGTTGCTAGAGCACGTGCTTTTGCAAAAAAATTATCTGATGCACCTCTTGCTATCGTTGATAAAAGGCGTCATGGGCATAATGTTGCAGAG GTCATGAATTTGATAGGTGATGTGAAAGGAAAGGTTGCAGTTATGGTGGATGACATGATTGACACTGCTG GAACAATCGCAAAAGGTGCAGCTCTTTTGCATCAAGAGGGGGCTCGGGAAGTGTATGCGTGTAGTACACATGCTGTTTTTAG TCCTCCTGCAATAGAAAGATTGTCAAGTGGTCTTTTCCAAGAGGTAATCATAACAAACACCATCCCAGTGTCAGAGCAAAACTATTTTCCTCAGTTGACTGTCCTCTCTGTGGCAAACCTTCTGGGAGAGACCATATGGCGTGTTCATGATGATTGCTCT GGAGGGTTTGAACCCTATGCAACCTTGGGCATTGATTGA